One Burkholderia sp. 9120 genomic window, CAAGTTTGATTCCTCGATGTATGCGCGGGAGCATCGTTATCAATGAGAATGATTTCGTCCAATCCTTCCGACAACGACGGCGCCTCGAATAGCCTGAAGACGTTGGCGATCGCCTCATCCGGCACGATCTCGTCGTGCGGACGGGTTCTGTTGCGGCCCAGAGCCGTTTCCAGAGAAACCCTGATCCAGACCCCCGTAACGGGCGATTTTGCACGTCTCGCGATCTCAATCAATCGCGATCTGCGCGCCGCAGTGGCGAGCGTCGAGTCCACGCAGATGACGTCCGCCGCAGACTGAAGGCGCGCCTTGACCCAGGTGGATTTTCCTGAGCCCTGCACGCCGATTACCAGA contains:
- a CDS encoding AAA family ATPase, which translates into the protein MHLNPDHYLQIDGRRVFTPERNTTAWERLYADLAAALADSPRRVFLVIGVQGSGKSTWVKARLQSAADVICVDSTLATAARRSRLIEIARRAKSPVTGVWIRVSLETALGRNRTRPHDEIVPDEAIANVFRLFEAPSLSEGLDEIILIDNDAPAHTSRNQT